One Caenibius sp. WL genomic window, CAGTTCGAACGGAATGCCCGATTGCTGGGCATAACCGATGGCGGCAGGCACGCCGCTGTCGGGCACGGGAACCACCAGATCGGCTTCGACAGGGGCTTCCTTGGCCAGCTCCACACCGATCTGGCGGCGGGCTTGATAGACCGAGGTGCCCCCCATGATCGAATCCGGGCGGCTGAAATAGACGTGTTCGAAAATGCACGGGCGCGGATTCGATTCGCCGAACGGGCGATGGCTCGTGATCCGGCCGTCGAGCCGCACTTCGACCAGTTCGCCCGGTTCCACCTCGCGCACGAACTGCGCGCCGACGACGTCCAGCGCTACCGTTTCGCTGGCGAAGACGATCGCATCGCCCAGCTTGCCCATCACCAGCGGGCGGATGCCCAGCGGATCGCGGCACGCGACCATGCGCTTCTTAGTCATGCAGATCAGCGAATAGGCGCCTTCGACAAGGCGCAACGCGTCCACGAACCGATCGAGCAGAGTGGGGTAGCGGCTGGTCGCGATCAGGTGGATGATCACTTCCGTATCGGACGTCGACTGGAAGATCGCGCCCTTCTGCACCAGTGCCTGGCGCAAGTGCATGGCATTGGAAATATTGCCATTGTGCGCGATGGCGAAGCCGCCCGAGGCGAGTTCCGCATAGAGCGGCTGGACATTGCGCAGGCCCGCGCCGCCGGTCGTCGAATAGCGGACATGGCCCGCGGCCATCGATCCGGGCAGTTCGCCGATCACGCTGCCGCTGGAGAAATTGTCGGCCACATGGCCCAGGCCGCGGCGGGAATAGAATTCCTTGCCATCGAAACTGGTGATGCCTGCCGCTTCCTGCCCGCGATGTTGCAGGGCATGGAGGCCGAGGGCGGTAATCGCCGCCGCATCGTTGGCATTGATAACGCCGAAAACGCCGCACTCTTCGCGCAGCTTGTCGCCGTCCGCGTCATAGAAGGGATGGGTAATCATGATCGCCTGTGAGGGTTCGCCAGCTGCCGCGCTGCTATCGATCCCCGCAATGGCGATGTTACGCGCGGATTACAAGAGGGCGTGTCGCGACAAGCGCAAATCGGTTGCCTCCACTGTGCGTGGCCCCTACATCCCGTGCAGCATTCCATTAGCACAAAGCAGGTTCCTTGCTTCTCACTCCTTTCGAACGGACGATCGCCAAGCGTTACCTTCTGCCGGGGCGCGGTGAAGCCTTTATCGCCATGGTTGCGGGTATCAGTCTCGCCGCGGTGATGCTGGGTGTCGCCGCGCTTGTCATCGTGATGAGCGTGATGAACGGATTTCGCGGCGAATTGCTGGACAAGATCGTTGGACTGAACGGCCATGCCATCATCCAGGCCTATGGTGGGCGGCTGGAAAACTGGCAGAGCGTGCTGAAAGAAGTGAAAGCGACGCCCGGTGTCGTGCGCGCATCACCCCTGATCGAACAGCCGCTGTTGACCAGTTTCAACGGCCGAGTGGAAGCGATTCTGGTACGCGGCAACACACAGGAAGACATCCGTCGGCTCGAAGCGCAGAAGACGGTGGGCGATCTTGCCGAACTGCGCCCAGGTGCCGGCAACGTGGCCATCGGCCTGCGGTTGGCCGAGAATCTCGGCGCGCGGGTGGGCGATACGATCACCATCATCAATCCGCAGGGGCGTTCCACCCCCTTCGGCACTGTGCCGCGTGAGATCGGCTACCGGGTCTCCGCGATTTTCGAGATCGGCATCTACGACTACGATCAGGCTTTCGTCGTCATGCCGATGCAGGACGCGCAGACACTGCTGCTGACAGGTGACGCGGTGGGCATGATCGAGGTCAAGACCGACGATCCCGACAAGGTCACGCAACTGCTGGCTCCGTTGACGAAGAAACTGGCTGGACAGGCAGTGATTTCGGACTGGAAGACGATCAATGCCAGCCTGTTCGAAGCGCTCGCGGTGGAACGCGTGGCGATGTTCGTGGTTCTGTCGATCATCGTGCTGGTGGCGGTGTTCAACATCCTTTCCAGCCTGATCATGCTGGTGCGCGCGAAAACGCGCGACATCGCCATCATGCGCACCATGGGGGCAACGAGGCGGAGCCTGATGAAGATTTTCGTAACCATCGGTTTCGTGATCGGAGCGCTGGGCACGGTGGCGGGGCTCGTTCTGGGTTTCGTGTTCCTCTATTTCCGCCAGCCAATCGTGCACGCGATCGAGATCGTCACCGGCCAGAACCTATGGGACCCGTCGATTCGCTTCCTCACCGAGCTGCCTTCGCGCACCGATCCGGTGGAAGTGACGGTGATTTGCCTGATGGCACTGGGCTTCAGCTTCCTGGCCACGCTCTATCCCGCGTTCAAAGCCGCCAGCACCGATCCGGTACAGGTTCTGCGTTATGAGTAATCCTATTGTGCGCCTGACAGGGCTGACCCGTAGCTTCGAACAGGGCGGTGTGCGGATCGATGTGCTGCGCGGTATCGATCTGACGATCGAACCGGGCGAGATCGTTGCGCTGCTCGGTCCCTCGGGCGCGGGCAAGTCGACGATGTTGCAGGCCATCGGCCTGCTGGAAGGCGGGTTCGGCGGGAAGATAGAAATCGCCGGGACCGACGCCAGCGCCCTTTCGGGCGATCAGCGCACGACTTTGCGCCGCGATCATCTCGGCTTCGTCTATCAGTTCCACCATCTGCTGCCCGATTTCTCCGCGCTGGAGAATGTTGTCCTGCCGCAACTGGTGGGGGGCAAGGCGTGGGACGATGGCGCGCGGCGCGCGACCGAACTGCTGGAAGCGCTAGGGCTGGGCCAGCGGCTGGATCACCGGCCGAGCCAGCTTTCCGGCGGGGAACAGCAACGCGTGGCCGTGGCCCGTGCGCTGGCCAATCGCCCCCAGCTGGTGCTGGCTGACGAACCGACCGGCAATCTGGACGAAGCCACCGCGAACAAGGTGCTCGATCAGTTTCTGCAACTCGTCCGCGGGGAAGGGAGCGCGGCGCTGGTTGCGACTCATAACGAAAAGCTGGCGCAGGCGATGGATCGCGTCGTGCGGCTGCATGATGGACATTTGCAGTAGGTTTGCGATTGATATTCCTGCTGCAAAGGCCACATATTCAGGTGAACAGCATAGGGAACCGCAAACTATGAACGACACACCCGCGCAAGGCTTTCCGGTGGAATGGGAAGATCATTCGGAATTGCATCGCAAGGATGATGGCGGCGGGGTGTTCTCAGGATTGAAAACGATTCGTAGCGGCACTCTGGCCGAACTGGTCGCTTTTGTCGCCCGCCTGCCTGAGGATGAGCGGGCGAATTACGAAATCGCGAAGTCGGGCGACCACCGCCTTTCGCTGGGCGAGATCATGGCGCTGGCTTCACGCCCCGATTTTCCCGGCGCGAACGCTTGACCGCGATTGGCGATTTCTCGGTCGCAAGGCCGGATGGCAGCCTGCTGAATCTGGCTGAGCAGCAAGGCAAGGTCCTGCTGATCGTCAACACCGCCAGCAAATGCGGCTTCACGCCGCAATATGCCGGGCTTGAAGCTCTGCACCGCAGATACGCTGATCGCGGCTTTGCGGTGCTGGGTTTTCCCTGCAACCAGTTCGGTAAGCAGGAGCCCGGCGATGCGGACGAGATCGCCAGATTCTGCAAGCTGACCTACGATGTGACTTTCCCGGTCATGGCCAAAGTCGACGTCAACGGCGATGGGGCCATTCCGCTCTACCACTGGCTCAAGGGTGAAGCACCCGGCGTATTGGGGACGCGCGGTATCAAATGGAACTTCACCAAATTCCTGATCGACCGGGCGGGCCATGTCGTGCGCCGCTATGCTCCGACCGACAAGCCCGAAGCGCTGGAACGGGACATCGAAGCCTTGCTTTAGGCTTGCAGGAATGCCTGATGCGCGAGAGCCTATCGGGCTAGGGCGCGTCCTCCGGGGTTTTCCGCACTTTCGCGTCGGGCCGGGGTTGAAAGTCGGGCTTGCCCGGCGCTACTTTCGTGCATGGCCTACGCCCCCTTTGTCCCTCTGCGCATCCTTTCGTCCTATTCGATGCTCGAAGGGGCGATCGATCCCAAAGCCATCGCGCAACTGGCCAAGGATCGCGGCTTTCCCGCCATTGCGATCTGCGACCGGAACGGTCTCTATGGCTCCGTCGCATTCGCCGGGGCTTGCCGCGACAAAGGCGTTCAGCCGATCGTCGGGACTTTGCTGGGCGTGTCCCGGGGCGAAGGCGGGCCGATCGACTATCTTCCGCTCTATGCGCAGGACGAACAGGGGTGGGACAATCTCTGCCATCTGGTCAGCCGGGCCCATCTCGACCGGCCTTTGCATGAAGATCCCCATGTCATGCGCGAATGGCTGGATGGCCATACCGGTGGCCTGATCGCGCTGACCGGCGCCGGGGAAGGGGGGCTGACGCGCCTTCTGGCCGAAGGGCAGCACGATCACGCCAAGGCCTATGCCGAATGGCTCGAAGGGTTGTTCCCGGGGCGGCTCTATGTGGAGATTGCCCGCCGCAACGACCCGGTGGAGGAAGCCGCGGAAGAGGCGCTGATCGAACTGGCCTATGCCCGCGATCTGCCCCTGGTGGCGACCAATCCCGCGAATTTCGCCGAACAGCATTTCCGTGCGGCGCACGATGCAATGCTGTGCATCGCCCATTCGACGCATATCGATGCCCCGGATCGCCCGCGCTCCTCCGCCGAAAACTTCGTCAAACCGGCGGACGCGATGGCCGAACTGTTTGCCGATCTGCCCGAAGCGACCGCCAACACGCTGGTTGTGGCCCAGCGCTGTGCCGTCGCCCCGCCCAAGCGGAAGCCGATCTTGCCGAGCCTTGCCGGGGACACGGAAGGCGAAGCACGGATGATGGCCGAGGATGCGCGGCGGGGCCTCGAAATGCGTCTTGCCCCATATGGCGAGATGTCGGACGAGGAACGACAAGTCTATGAAGACCGTTTGCAGTTTGAAGTCGACATCATCACGCGCATGGGTTTTCCCGGCTACTTCCTGATCGTTGCCGACTTCATCAAATGGGCCAAGGAAAACGGGATTCCGGTGGGGCCGGGTCGTGGTTCGGGCGCCGGTTCGCTGGTTGCCTGGGCGCTGACGATTACCGATCTCGACCCGATCCGTCTCGGCCTGCTGTTCGAACGCTTTCTCAATCCGGAACGCGTCTCGATGCCGGACTTCGATATCGACTTCTGCGAAACCCGCCGCGGTGAAG contains:
- the purF gene encoding amidophosphoribosyltransferase, yielding MITHPFYDADGDKLREECGVFGVINANDAAAITALGLHALQHRGQEAAGITSFDGKEFYSRRGLGHVADNFSSGSVIGELPGSMAAGHVRYSTTGGAGLRNVQPLYAELASGGFAIAHNGNISNAMHLRQALVQKGAIFQSTSDTEVIIHLIATSRYPTLLDRFVDALRLVEGAYSLICMTKKRMVACRDPLGIRPLVMGKLGDAIVFASETVALDVVGAQFVREVEPGELVEVRLDGRITSHRPFGESNPRPCIFEHVYFSRPDSIMGGTSVYQARRQIGVELAKEAPVEADLVVPVPDSGVPAAIGYAQQSGIPFELGIIRSHYVGRTFIQPSDGQRSSSVKRKHNANRALVEGKRIVLIDDSIVRGTTSLKIVQMMREAGAAEVHMRIASPPTMHSCFYGVDTPERSKLLAAKMDIDAMRDFIQADSLAFVSIDGLYRAVGTSGRDAGCPQYCDACFTGEYPTTLTDHADKDDQAEFMTPIKVA
- a CDS encoding lipoprotein-releasing ABC transporter permease subunit, with product MLLTPFERTIAKRYLLPGRGEAFIAMVAGISLAAVMLGVAALVIVMSVMNGFRGELLDKIVGLNGHAIIQAYGGRLENWQSVLKEVKATPGVVRASPLIEQPLLTSFNGRVEAILVRGNTQEDIRRLEAQKTVGDLAELRPGAGNVAIGLRLAENLGARVGDTITIINPQGRSTPFGTVPREIGYRVSAIFEIGIYDYDQAFVVMPMQDAQTLLLTGDAVGMIEVKTDDPDKVTQLLAPLTKKLAGQAVISDWKTINASLFEALAVERVAMFVVLSIIVLVAVFNILSSLIMLVRAKTRDIAIMRTMGATRRSLMKIFVTIGFVIGALGTVAGLVLGFVFLYFRQPIVHAIEIVTGQNLWDPSIRFLTELPSRTDPVEVTVICLMALGFSFLATLYPAFKAASTDPVQVLRYE
- a CDS encoding ABC transporter ATP-binding protein; the protein is MSNPIVRLTGLTRSFEQGGVRIDVLRGIDLTIEPGEIVALLGPSGAGKSTMLQAIGLLEGGFGGKIEIAGTDASALSGDQRTTLRRDHLGFVYQFHHLLPDFSALENVVLPQLVGGKAWDDGARRATELLEALGLGQRLDHRPSQLSGGEQQRVAVARALANRPQLVLADEPTGNLDEATANKVLDQFLQLVRGEGSAALVATHNEKLAQAMDRVVRLHDGHLQ
- a CDS encoding glutathione peroxidase, which translates into the protein MTAIGDFSVARPDGSLLNLAEQQGKVLLIVNTASKCGFTPQYAGLEALHRRYADRGFAVLGFPCNQFGKQEPGDADEIARFCKLTYDVTFPVMAKVDVNGDGAIPLYHWLKGEAPGVLGTRGIKWNFTKFLIDRAGHVVRRYAPTDKPEALERDIEALL